One genomic region from Gossypium hirsutum isolate 1008001.06 chromosome D13, Gossypium_hirsutum_v2.1, whole genome shotgun sequence encodes:
- the LOC121225568 gene encoding leucine aminopeptidase, whose translation MAPLDPHSFTDSHHPLTTDISLSLYLDFPSATIHGVAFFILKSPHVGQLSFDTRSLSIHQVLSPITLSLLPFSLSSSPDPIKGTQLSISLPGDDVLSSFFIVFSTSPSSSALQWLSPPQTFNKKHPFVYTQCQCIHARSIFPCQDTPAARIRYSASLNVPRELSAVMSARHVDRRSPVSGEGHSHLLPGGFNSLWCSETRVVEEFQMNQPIPPYLFAFAVGELGFREVGPRTRVYSEAVNSVLDAAAKEFAGTEEMIRQGEKLFGDYDWERFDLLVLPPSFPYGGMENPRMVFLTPTVIKGDASGAQVVAHELAHSWTGNLITNMNNEHFWLNEGFTTYAERRIVEAVQGEDRAILNTGIGWKGLNEEMERFKDNLEFTKLKNNQEGVDPDAVYSEVPYEKGFQFLWRIERQIGRPAFDEFIKKYIATFKFKSIDTHTFLKFLKANVPGIEKEIDLVLWTEGTGIPPDAYEPVSNLYTKIVSLANEFKLGRMPREDEVADWRGQEWELYLENLPKVIEASQVLALDERYRLSESKDYEVKVAFLQLAIMSQCRNFYGEVEKTLKEVGRMKYLRPLYRALVQGKGKEEDKILAKRVFSEARECYHPIARGVVESIFAKHL comes from the exons ATGGCACCTTTGGACCCTCACTCCTTCACTGACTCTCACCACCCTTTAACCACCGACATCTCCCTTTCCCTTTACTTAGACTTCCCTTCCGCCACCATCCACGGCGTCGCTTTCTTTATTCTCAAATCCCCTCATGTCGGTCAACTTTCTTTCGATACCCGTTCCCTTTCCATTCACCAAGTCCTTTCTCCCATTACCCTTTCCCTTCTCCCTTTCTCTCTTTCCTCTTCACCTGACCCTATCAAAGGAACCCAGCTTTCCATCTCGCTACCAGGCGACGACGTTTTGAGCTCCTTCTTCATCGTTTTCTCTACTTCCCCTTCTTCTTCTGCTCTCCAATGGCTATCCCCGCCGCAAACGTTTAACaaaaaacacccttttgtttataCCCAATGCCAGTGTATCCACGCGCGTTCCATTTTCCCATGTCAAGACACTCCCGCGGCGAGAATCCGTTACTCTGCTTCGCTCAATGTCCCTCGGGAGTTATCCGCCGTTATGTCCGCCCGCCATGTCGATAGGAGGTCACCGGTTTCCGGTGAAGGACATTCGCATTTGTTGCCTGGCGGGTTTAATTCGCTGTGGTGTTCCGAAACGAGGGTAGTCGAGGAATTTCAGATGAACCAACCTATTCCGCCGTATTTGTTCGCGTTTGCAGTTGGGGAGCTGGGTTTTAGGGAAGTTGGACCGAGGACTAGGGTTTATTCGGAGGCAGTGAATAGTGTATTGGATGCTGCGGCTAAAGAGTTCGCCGGGACGGAGGAAATGATCAGGCAAGGGGAGAAATTATTTGGGGATTATGATTGGGAAAGGTTCGATTTGCTTGTTTTGCCACCGAGTTTCCCATATGGTGGAATGGAGAATCCAAGGATGGTGTTTTTGACCCCAACTGTGATTAAAGGGGATGCCAGTGGAGCTCAGGTGGTCGCGCATGAGCTTGCTCATAGTTGGACCGGCAACTTGATTACTAACATGAACAATGAGCATTTTTGGTTGAATGAG GGTTTTACAACATATGCAGAAAGGAGAATTGTTGAGGCTGTTCAAGGTGAAGACAGGGCTATATTGAACACTGGAATTGGTTGGAAGGGTTTAAATGAGGAAATGGAGAGATTTAAAGACAATTTAGAATTCACCAAGCTTAAAAACAATCAAGAAGGAGTCGATCCTGACGCTGTTTATTCCGAAGTTCCGTACGAGAAAGGGTTTCAGTTCCTATGGCGCATCGAACGTCAG ATTGGTAGACCAGCCTTTGATGAATTTATCAAGAAATATATTGCTACCTTCAAGTTCAAGTCAATTGACACCCACACGTTTCTTAAATTCCTTAAAGCTAATGTCCCTGGAATAGAGAAAGAGATAGATCTAGTGTTGTGGACTGAGGGGACCGGTATTCCACCCGATGCATATGAACCGGTATCCAATCTATACACCAAAATTGTGTCATTGGCGAATGAATTTAAACTCGGGAGGATGCCGAGGGAGGATGAAGTTGCGGATTGGCGAGGGCAGGAATGGGAGCTTTACTTAGAGAACCTACCTAAAGTTATTGAGGCTTCTCAG GTCTTAGCCTTGGATGAACGCTACAGGCTATCAGAATCAAAGGATTACGAGGTAAAAGTGGCTTTTCTTCAACTAGCAATTATGTCCCAGTGCAGGAATTTCTACGGCGAGGTGGAGAAAACTTTGAAAGAAGTTGGGAGAATGAAGTACCTTCGGCCACTTTATAGGGCTCTCGTACAAGGTAAAGGGAAAGAGGAAGATAAGATTTTGGCCAAACGAGTGTTTTCGGAGGCTCGTGAGTGTTATCACCCCATAGCTCGAGGAGTTGTGGAGTCCATCTTTGCCAAGCACCTTTAA